CTTGTACGCTGTTTTGACTTTTGCCTCTTGTTGCGCTACAACAATATCGCAGCATGAAAATAATAAACCAAGTAGCAGGTATGAAACAAACTTAATATACTTGTGCACTTTTCCCCCGTATGTTAACGTTATGTAAGTTTTTATTTTTAACTTTTTATTTTTTAAACTAGAATAAAAATAAATATTTACAAGTTTGATGTTCAAAAAGATATAGGAACAACGTAATGGCGCTTTATTTCTATCGAGCTTTATCCAAAGAAGGAAAAAAAATAAGCGGCCACCTGGATGCTTCCTCTGTTGAATCTGTAAGATCTCAACTCACAGCAAAAGGCTTATATCCCTTTGAAATTAAAATCAATAAAGATTCTAACTCAACATCTTCTTTTTTCACATCTTTATTTGAAAGACCAGTTCCCTTTAAAGATATAATTTTTTTTACGAAACAATTAGCAGTTCTTTTAAAGTCAGGTGTTCCGCTCTTACAGTCTCTTGAACTTTTATCTGAACAGTTTTCTGGAAAACTAAGATCTATCATTATCAGCTTAAAAGATGGCGTCAAAGAAGGTAATTCGCTTGCTCAAGGGCTACAAGCCTACCCAAAAACATTTAGCAATATATTTATCCAACTTGTAAAGGCTGGTGAAGCAAGTGGAAAATTAGAAACCATTTTAGAACGACTTACCAGCTATCTTGAGCGAGAAGAAGAAACTCGAAAAAAAATAAGTAAGGCGCTTTCTGGCCCGATGGTTCAACTTGGAGCTATTGGCTTAATGGTCATTGGAATAATGACATTTGTTGTTCCAAATTTACAAAAAATGCTCACCTCTATGGGTAAAGAATTGCCTATTCAGACTAAAATTTTACTCGCGGGTTCTTATCTTTTAACCAACCACTATCTTCCATTAATTTTTACAGTCCTTGCCATTGCTATAACTTTTCAGTACTGGCTATCAAGACCACAAGGCAAACGCACCATGGATAAAATTAAACTAAAAATCCCAGTCATAAAATTTTTTGCGCGGACAAACGCTGTCGTACAATTTTGTAGCACCCTTGGAATGCTTCTTGAAAGCGGTGTTAATATTTCTAATGCGCTCGACATCGTTTGTAATATTATTGATAACCGAATTTTGGTCGATACTTTAACAGAGGCAAAAGATAAAATTATCAAACAAGGTAAAATTACTCCTTTTTTAAAAGAAACAGGACTTTTTCCACCCATGGCAATTTATTTAATTAACACGGGGGAACAAAGTGGAAACCTTGATTACATGCTACTAACCGTAGCAAAAAATTATGATGATGAACTTATAGAATTTACAGATGGACTGACATCAAAATTAGATCCTGTCATGACTATTGTGATGGGACTCATTGTTGGATTTATTATGTTTGCAATTATGGGACCAATGATTAGCATGTATGACATGTAAAATTTAAAACAAATTGATTATAAATGATTTTTATATACAAAAAATGAAAGGACCTTTTTATGTTTTCAAATCAAAGACAAGATCTTAAACCTGGATTCAGCTTTCTTGAGATGATGTTTGTTCTTGCAATCATGTCTCTTTTCCTAGCCTTTGTTGGACCAAAATTTATGGGCTTTTTAGGAAAGGGAACCAAAGCCGTAACTAAAAGCACTCTTAAAGTAGTAGACCAAGCAATTAAGCAATTTAAAATGGACGTAGGACGCTATCCTGACAAGCTTGAAGACTTAGTCAAAAGACCAGAAAACGCTTCTAGATGGGATGGTCCATATGCTGGTGAAGACGTTGAAAACCCTGAAGTCCAAAAAGATGCATGGGACAACGAATTAGTTTATGAAAGAAAAGCACCAGGATCGCATCCTGCTTTCGATCTTTATTCAAAAGGTGATCCAGAAAAAGAAGATGATCGCATCTATGCAAACAATCAATAAAACAGTTCTAAAAAATACAAACGCAGGGATCTCGTTTATCGAGGTCCTTGTCGTATTGCTACTGATTTCCCTTTTTGCATCCTTTGTTATTCCAAGCTTTTTTAGAAATCAAAAAGGCGCGGTGCAAAAACAGTTTTTTTCTGATTTTTCACACGTTATTGCAGATACTGTGCACCAGGCAATAAGTTCTAAAAAAATTCATCAGGTTTTTTTTGATTTTAACAAACACGAAATAAAAGTTAAAATTCACCACATAACCACTGACGAAACAGATAAGCATAAACAGTTTAAACAGATTCCATTTGGTGAATTTGAAAGCCAAATGAAAATACCAGAGCAGCTGACAATCCAGAATTTTTTTATTAATGGAACCGATGAAATAGTTCAAAATAGCACAACGCATGATGCTTGGTTTTATATCATGCCTGATGGCACAAGCCAGGCAATTAACATCAATATTTTAGACCAGCAAGAAGAAGCAAATAATAAATTTTCAATTTCTATCAATCCATTTTATAGCCAGGTGAAGCTTCATGATGCATATGCAAAAGCATAAAAGCCATTTAATTACTGGGTCCCAGGGTTCCTGCCGTCGCTCTTCGAGCTATGGCGGACAGGCTAAGCCCGACGAAAGCACGACGAAACTAGAAGCGAAGTCCGTGGGACGACGGCTTATGTCTGGCTTTACGTTCATGGAAATCATGATCGCATTAATGATCCTTTCAATATTTGGCTCATCGCTTTTTATGATGCAAGTAACTATTTTTCAAAAAGTTGAAAAGCCACATGTCGCTGTAGAAAATCTTTTAGAAATTGACAGAGAGATGATCAATCTTAAAGTAGAAATCGATCAAGCACATAAAGAAAAAAAAGAACTACGAGCCATTAAAATTCATCGCCAAAAACAAAATCCAGACCAAACAATAGATATTTCAATCGAAGCAATTAAAGAAACATCTTCTTTGTTTAAAAAGTTTGGCAAAAATGTATCTTTCGTCCAAGCCACTACAGCACAAGGCAAACACTCAGATCAGTGGATTACTTTTTTATTTACACCTCCAGTAACTGAAGAAGTTGAACCAAAAAAATCGGGGACAAAATGACAACAAACAAAAATGGTTTTTCACTTCTTGAGTTAGTCATTGGAATCATGATATCGACAATCTTAATAACCTCAGCCCTTACGATTTACAATCAAATAGGAAAGGGCGCAGGAATCATTCAAAAAATTACAACAAATGATACAAAGATTATGATTTTGCATGACCGAATAGGAAAAGACCTGGCAGGAATTTCACACCGTTGGTTTTCTGAGAAAATCTATGAAGATTTAAAAAAAACAAAAGAGGCTAAAAAGCCTGCCAAAAAAGAAGGCGATGCTCAAAAAGCTGAACCAAAAAATACTGAATTAAAAAAAGAGAACAAAAAAATAAAATCTACAAATTTTTTTCTTTCTGCTGAAAATGAAAACGGTTTAAATTTTCTCACTTTTATAACAACGAATGCAATGCAAATGTATGGCGAAACAAAAGCATGCTTTGTCAGAATTGTTTACAAGGTCG
This genomic interval from Candidatus Dependentiae bacterium contains the following:
- a CDS encoding type II secretion system F family protein, whose protein sequence is MALYFYRALSKEGKKISGHLDASSVESVRSQLTAKGLYPFEIKINKDSNSTSSFFTSLFERPVPFKDIIFFTKQLAVLLKSGVPLLQSLELLSEQFSGKLRSIIISLKDGVKEGNSLAQGLQAYPKTFSNIFIQLVKAGEASGKLETILERLTSYLEREEETRKKISKALSGPMVQLGAIGLMVIGIMTFVVPNLQKMLTSMGKELPIQTKILLAGSYLLTNHYLPLIFTVLAIAITFQYWLSRPQGKRTMDKIKLKIPVIKFFARTNAVVQFCSTLGMLLESGVNISNALDIVCNIIDNRILVDTLTEAKDKIIKQGKITPFLKETGLFPPMAIYLINTGEQSGNLDYMLLTVAKNYDDELIEFTDGLTSKLDPVMTIVMGLIVGFIMFAIMGPMISMYDM
- a CDS encoding type II secretion system protein GspG, translated to MFSNQRQDLKPGFSFLEMMFVLAIMSLFLAFVGPKFMGFLGKGTKAVTKSTLKVVDQAIKQFKMDVGRYPDKLEDLVKRPENASRWDGPYAGEDVENPEVQKDAWDNELVYERKAPGSHPAFDLYSKGDPEKEDDRIYANNQ
- a CDS encoding prepilin-type N-terminal cleavage/methylation domain-containing protein; the encoded protein is MQKHKSHLITGSQGSCRRSSSYGGQAKPDESTTKLEAKSVGRRLMSGFTFMEIMIALMILSIFGSSLFMMQVTIFQKVEKPHVAVENLLEIDREMINLKVEIDQAHKEKKELRAIKIHRQKQNPDQTIDISIEAIKETSSLFKKFGKNVSFVQATTAQGKHSDQWITFLFTPPVTEEVEPKKSGTK